The following proteins are encoded in a genomic region of Synechococcus sp. ROS8604:
- a CDS encoding formylglycine-generating enzyme family protein, with protein MSNQHGRMIIIPSGEYLIGSDSFYPEEAPVRSIQIKSFKIDETPVTNSEYSCFVSETGYVTVSEKPPDPVLYPNLPPDQQKPESAVFIPPPPTLDRNQPMSWWALIEGADWRHPQGPDSSIADKMDHPVVHLAYEDALAYAQWIGKRLPTADEWEVAARGGLVQQNYSWGAEMTPGGQWLANVWQGAFPWTNEQTDGWFWTSPVGSFPANGYGLVDMCGNVWEWTSTLFPVPKGEQERRIIKGGSFLCAENYCHRFRPAALMGQTTDTATCHMGFRCAADSA; from the coding sequence ATGAGCAATCAACACGGTCGAATGATTATTATTCCATCAGGTGAATACTTAATCGGTTCCGATTCTTTTTATCCAGAAGAAGCGCCTGTTCGTTCTATTCAAATCAAGTCTTTCAAGATCGACGAAACTCCTGTTACCAATAGCGAGTATTCGTGTTTTGTCTCTGAGACTGGATACGTCACGGTCTCTGAAAAGCCGCCCGATCCTGTCTTGTATCCCAATCTTCCGCCTGATCAACAGAAGCCAGAATCAGCGGTGTTTATTCCGCCTCCTCCAACGCTGGATCGCAATCAACCAATGTCTTGGTGGGCCTTGATCGAAGGAGCCGATTGGCGGCATCCCCAGGGGCCTGATTCCAGCATCGCCGACAAGATGGATCACCCTGTGGTTCATCTTGCTTATGAAGACGCCCTTGCTTACGCCCAATGGATTGGCAAACGTTTACCGACTGCTGATGAATGGGAGGTGGCTGCCAGAGGTGGCTTGGTTCAGCAGAACTATTCCTGGGGTGCGGAGATGACTCCAGGTGGTCAGTGGCTTGCCAATGTTTGGCAAGGAGCGTTCCCTTGGACAAATGAACAGACGGACGGATGGTTCTGGACGTCTCCGGTGGGATCGTTTCCCGCTAACGGCTACGGCCTTGTCGACATGTGCGGCAATGTTTGGGAGTGGACCTCCACGTTGTTTCCGGTTCCCAAAGGTGAGCAGGAGCGTCGGATCATCAAAGGTGGATCCTTCCTTTGTGCTGAGAACTACTGCCATCGCTTCAGGCCAGCGGCTTTGATGGGACAAACAACTGATACAGCAACCTGCCATATGGGATTCCGTTGTGCGGCGGATTCAGCCTGA
- a CDS encoding phosphatase PAP2 family protein has product MPRLETSLLILALLGGGLPLGGPVQAADAPSHCESNVGSPSDLKELKHGLVQGYLAQDTLPDSLKLLAPPPAPGSAAQALDDEYANLNIALQETPRWNQAATDADLNFPAAAAIFSCSLGVEISEERTPRLYTLLRRSLTDAGLASYKAKMHYQRPRPFVSNRQSICTPEDESILRSDGSYPSGHTSVGWAWALILSEIAPSQQDQILQRGIEYGKSRNVCNVHWYSDVQAGQLIGSATVAQLHANPVFRADLRAAAAEIKAQQALNQNANGIDCELEQQALRP; this is encoded by the coding sequence ATGCCCCGGCTTGAAACCAGTCTGTTGATCTTGGCTTTGCTCGGTGGGGGGCTGCCGCTTGGAGGTCCTGTTCAAGCCGCGGATGCACCAAGCCACTGTGAATCCAACGTGGGATCCCCTTCTGATCTGAAGGAGCTGAAACACGGTCTTGTGCAGGGCTACCTCGCACAGGACACTCTTCCTGATTCCTTAAAGCTGCTTGCTCCGCCGCCTGCTCCAGGATCAGCGGCACAGGCGCTCGATGATGAGTACGCCAACCTCAACATTGCTCTTCAGGAGACCCCACGCTGGAACCAAGCCGCAACGGATGCCGATCTCAACTTCCCTGCTGCTGCGGCAATTTTTTCCTGCAGTTTGGGAGTTGAGATTTCTGAGGAGCGAACCCCCAGGCTGTACACGCTCCTGCGTCGCTCACTGACCGACGCGGGACTTGCTTCTTACAAAGCAAAGATGCACTACCAACGGCCTAGGCCATTCGTGAGCAATAGACAGTCGATCTGCACCCCTGAAGATGAGTCGATACTCCGATCCGACGGCTCTTATCCGTCGGGGCACACATCAGTGGGCTGGGCCTGGGCTCTGATCCTCAGTGAGATTGCTCCAAGCCAACAGGATCAAATTCTCCAACGCGGGATTGAGTATGGAAAGAGCCGAAACGTCTGCAATGTGCACTGGTACAGCGACGTGCAAGCGGGGCAGCTCATCGGCTCAGCAACCGTGGCCCAACTGCACGCCAACCCCGTCTTTCGCGCTGATTTACGAGCAGCAGCAGCAGAAATCAAGGCGCAACAAGCGCTGAATCAAAACGCAAACGGCATCGACTGCGAGCTCGAGCAACAAGCGCTGCGTCCCTGA
- a CDS encoding diacylglycerol kinase family protein, producing MPSTLVLNADLDVCPALGTWIINNTQLLSGFSLLIAEDVLQELAKRYPLQGLSIVQARAIRQGGDIAMAATILNGEISGLIHFPSPPERHARDVLSEPLVRAALLQDLPIALNPATASALMQGVKRSRRGYLIFNPVSGQGDPEAELAEIRSYLEPQFMLQIWKTRPDRDPAEQAKDLIKEINAFDAEGEGDSIIIASGGDGTVGAVASALQNSNIPLGIIPRGTANAFSVALGIPTGLKAACTNLLLGNLRRVDVALCNNRPMILLAGLGFEAGMVDKASRELKNILGPMAYIFSGARQLVDQQPFHATMQIDGKDYRLDASAITMANAAPATSVMAQGFGEVIPDDGLLEVIVASPKDRISGLSVLSSLAWSAIMSSSANHNNNIACFRTKELQIELDDVQKLVIDGEVLDAKSITLSVNPGALQVVAPIPLKS from the coding sequence ATGCCCTCAACCCTTGTCCTGAACGCTGATTTAGACGTCTGCCCAGCCCTTGGGACGTGGATCATCAACAACACCCAACTGCTATCTGGGTTTTCACTCTTGATCGCAGAAGACGTGCTGCAGGAGCTTGCGAAGCGCTATCCCTTGCAGGGCCTCTCGATCGTTCAGGCTCGGGCGATTCGCCAAGGCGGAGATATTGCGATGGCCGCCACGATCCTCAACGGTGAGATCAGTGGTCTCATTCACTTTCCCTCTCCACCTGAACGTCATGCCAGGGATGTGCTGTCTGAGCCGTTGGTTCGTGCAGCACTGCTCCAAGACCTACCGATCGCCCTGAACCCAGCCACGGCATCGGCGTTGATGCAGGGCGTGAAAAGAAGCCGCAGGGGGTATCTGATTTTTAATCCCGTCTCCGGTCAAGGAGATCCTGAAGCGGAGCTGGCCGAAATTCGCTCTTATCTTGAACCGCAGTTCATGCTGCAGATTTGGAAGACGCGACCCGATCGAGACCCCGCCGAACAAGCCAAAGACTTGATCAAGGAGATCAATGCCTTTGATGCTGAAGGGGAGGGAGATTCGATCATCATTGCCTCGGGCGGCGATGGCACGGTTGGTGCCGTTGCTAGTGCCCTTCAAAACAGCAATATTCCCCTTGGCATCATTCCCCGTGGCACCGCCAATGCCTTTTCGGTTGCGCTGGGAATTCCTACAGGATTGAAGGCCGCTTGCACCAATTTGCTCCTTGGCAACCTGCGTCGGGTTGATGTTGCTCTGTGCAACAACCGACCGATGATTTTGTTGGCTGGCCTCGGCTTTGAGGCAGGAATGGTGGATAAAGCGAGCCGTGAATTAAAGAACATTCTCGGACCCATGGCCTACATTTTTTCAGGTGCCCGGCAGCTGGTGGATCAGCAACCTTTCCACGCCACGATGCAGATTGATGGAAAGGACTACAGGCTTGATGCCAGCGCGATCACGATGGCCAATGCCGCTCCGGCCACATCCGTGATGGCCCAGGGTTTTGGAGAGGTGATTCCGGACGATGGATTGCTCGAGGTGATTGTCGCTTCTCCGAAGGACCGCATCAGTGGGCTTTCTGTGCTCTCAAGTCTTGCTTGGTCAGCGATCATGAGCAGTAGCGCCAATCACAACAACAACATTGCTTGTTTTCGAACCAAAGAACTACAAATTGAACTGGATGATGTTCAGAAATTGGTGATCGATGGTGAGGTTCTCGATGCGAAAAGTATTACTTTGAGTGTGAATCCTGGAGCCCTGCAGGTGGTTGCTCCAATCCCCTTGAAATCTTGA
- a CDS encoding metallophosphoesterase: MNFASDPSIQRKISKMAARVRWKHPELIRQGIDQTRLVIDQGNDNPGSDDAFHFLVLGDSGTGRHRFQSPPRRIAERLLPHKADAAFLLHTGDVVYLVGALDQYRANFLRPYREWLYHGNAWKSMSPEGLVFNQPFLPVPGNHDYYDLSWPVALLAGLTLPLRRYLQWFDDVDAGWRGSKQGEAYARVFLDVLNQIPPARLQDHLELHYDAVWDGQRCLRYRPGVNTRLPNRYFRFRQAGVDVFAIDSNTLMSFEKPTNNLCNLRRDLRSLEERRTTLYKTLASSNLDETHRDDLFDALETLQEECFDLQRQIKQLNQINQAALVDHEQLEWLKEGLITSHRDPAVRGRILTMHHPTYVTEKTKCNQADTHAIRRQLRAVFDAVVRALGEELGSAKPVDLVLSGHAHCLEVLRTHDTGHADSTINWVICGGSGYGLRAQRREGAEITEQTVDGKTRVVATSELFIGRNSTDARGRDGYSGLRVDVAEGRPLTIRLTPLVSCRDGKSWLDADPDPISLRS; encoded by the coding sequence TTGAACTTCGCCAGTGATCCCAGCATCCAGCGGAAGATCAGCAAGATGGCCGCGCGCGTGCGCTGGAAGCATCCAGAGCTGATTCGCCAAGGGATTGATCAGACCCGACTCGTGATTGACCAGGGGAATGACAACCCTGGGAGCGACGATGCCTTTCACTTTTTGGTTCTTGGCGATAGTGGCACTGGTCGTCATCGCTTCCAGAGTCCTCCCCGTCGGATTGCTGAACGACTGCTACCCCATAAAGCGGATGCAGCATTTCTGCTGCACACCGGAGATGTGGTTTATCTGGTTGGCGCTTTAGATCAGTACCGCGCCAACTTTCTAAGGCCCTACCGGGAATGGCTTTATCACGGCAACGCTTGGAAAAGCATGAGCCCTGAAGGCTTGGTCTTTAATCAACCATTTCTGCCAGTTCCTGGTAATCACGACTACTACGACCTTTCATGGCCTGTCGCCTTGCTCGCGGGGCTGACCCTTCCGTTGCGCCGCTATTTGCAATGGTTTGATGATGTCGACGCCGGCTGGCGGGGTTCAAAGCAGGGTGAGGCCTATGCACGCGTGTTTTTGGATGTTCTGAATCAAATCCCCCCAGCCCGGCTTCAAGACCATCTCGAGTTGCATTACGACGCTGTTTGGGATGGACAGCGATGTTTGCGATACCGGCCTGGTGTGAACACGCGTCTCCCCAATCGTTATTTTCGTTTCCGACAGGCTGGTGTTGATGTGTTCGCGATCGATTCGAACACCCTGATGTCGTTCGAAAAACCAACGAACAATCTTTGCAACCTGCGGAGAGATTTGCGCAGTCTTGAAGAACGTCGTACCACTCTTTACAAAACATTGGCGAGTAGTAACCTCGATGAAACCCACCGAGATGATCTGTTTGATGCGTTGGAAACGCTCCAGGAGGAATGCTTCGATCTTCAACGTCAAATTAAGCAACTCAATCAGATCAATCAAGCAGCGCTAGTTGATCATGAGCAACTGGAATGGCTCAAGGAGGGGTTAATCACATCCCATCGCGATCCAGCGGTGAGGGGCAGGATTTTGACGATGCATCACCCGACCTATGTCACCGAGAAAACAAAATGCAACCAGGCCGATACGCATGCGATTCGCAGGCAATTGCGCGCTGTTTTCGATGCTGTTGTGAGAGCCCTCGGGGAGGAGCTCGGATCGGCCAAACCCGTTGATCTTGTGCTCAGTGGGCACGCCCATTGCCTAGAGGTGCTTCGCACCCATGACACGGGACATGCAGACAGCACTATCAACTGGGTGATTTGCGGCGGCAGCGGCTATGGATTGCGAGCTCAGCGACGGGAAGGTGCTGAGATTACGGAACAAACAGTGGACGGAAAGACCAGGGTGGTGGCAACGAGCGAGCTGTTTATTGGGCGAAACTCGACTGATGCAAGGGGACGCGATGGCTACAGCGGTTTGCGTGTTGACGTTGCAGAGGGGCGCCCCCTCACCATCCGTTTAACGCCTTTGGTGTCGTGCCGAGATGGCAAGAGTTGGCTGGATGCAGATCCTGATCCGATCAGCTTGAGGTCGTGA
- a CDS encoding YidH family protein: MSAEMTNTSTELAKTRNRAAAERTTLAWIRTALALISFGFGLDKIISAIRDAGGNGNASQDIGVQLMSMGFIGVGIFTLLIAMRQHKRELIRLRSDPYLYRDEPSLSIATATAVLVIGLLAFSLLLSGLI; encoded by the coding sequence ATGTCAGCAGAGATGACCAATACCAGCACGGAATTGGCCAAAACACGCAACCGAGCTGCCGCAGAGCGCACCACCCTGGCTTGGATCCGCACGGCCCTCGCACTGATCAGTTTCGGATTCGGGCTGGACAAGATCATCAGTGCGATCCGGGATGCAGGAGGCAACGGAAACGCAAGTCAAGACATTGGCGTGCAACTGATGTCGATGGGATTCATCGGAGTCGGGATCTTCACATTGCTGATTGCCATGCGCCAACACAAACGTGAACTCATTCGGCTACGCAGCGACCCCTACCTCTACCGAGACGAGCCTTCTCTTTCAATTGCCACAGCAACAGCTGTTCTGGTGATCGGACTATTGGCATTCTCATTGCTGCTTTCCGGATTGATCTGA
- a CDS encoding DUF1622 domain-containing protein, translating into MEWVEHLLTHTAEGLRLLLEILSVLSVAVGLVAVFSPAGPLRLRAIPPRLLQRGPLTSARLTFGGWIALALEFQLGADVVQTTISREASALIQLGAVALVRTFLNYFLSLELKEKEQTS; encoded by the coding sequence ATGGAATGGGTTGAGCATCTTCTGACACACACTGCGGAGGGATTGCGCTTGTTGCTTGAGATCCTTTCGGTGCTATCGGTTGCCGTTGGCTTGGTTGCAGTTTTTAGCCCTGCTGGTCCACTCCGTTTACGAGCGATTCCACCTCGACTCTTGCAACGAGGGCCGTTAACTTCCGCTCGTTTGACATTTGGCGGATGGATTGCCTTGGCTCTTGAATTTCAGCTTGGTGCTGATGTGGTGCAGACCACCATTAGCCGTGAAGCTTCTGCTTTGATTCAGCTTGGAGCAGTAGCGTTGGTGCGTACATTCCTGAATTACTTTCTGAGTTTGGAACTCAAAGAAAAAGAGCAGACCTCTTAA
- a CDS encoding arylsulfatase yields MGNNPHVDGSILPFPAKPSGSKAGTTMQESTYSPLPEPQRLPDDAPNILVVLIDDAGPALPECLGGDIHTPTLQNVKDGGVGFNRFHTTAMCSPTRSSLLSGRNHTFVGNGQICEFANDWDGYSGRIPESCALQADVLRNYGYSTGAWGKWHNTPTNQTTAAGPFENWPTGLGFEYFYGFLAGEASQYEPHLVRNTTVVLPPKTPAEGYHISEDLADDAINWLQTHKALSPDKPFYMYWASGALHGPHHVNKEWADKYKGKFDEGWDAYRERAFKNAKAKGWIPENAQLTPRHPRMAAWDSIPEHQKPFQSRLMEVLAGFAEHTDHQVGRIVSEIERLGYEENTLVVYIWGDNGSSGEGQDGTISELLAQNSIATEIDEHIKVLDDLGGLDALGSPLVDNMYNAGWAWAGSTPYQGMKLMASYLGGTRNPMAIKWPKGIKPDPKPRSQFHHCNDLVPTIYELVGITPPKVVNGVEQDPIHGTSFAYAFNAPDAPGALKTQFFDIMGSRSIYHNGWMAGAVGPRLPWVKGVDPDILTWSPDTDVWELYNLDEDFSQSKNVANEHPEKLQMLKNLFLVESAKYKNMPIGGGLWTIIFHPELKVAPEATSWELPGTITRIPETCAPRLGCLNNKVTIDMDIPENASGVLYKLGANSGGLTLFMDQGILTYEYNLFIIERTKLRSDQPLPAGRHKLEVVTEHTDDNPRGSLSIKVSLNGTQLMEGIVPRVAALLFTANDCLDVGQALGSPVSLDYHERAPFKFNGTIHTMHVEYLE; encoded by the coding sequence ATGGGCAACAATCCACACGTCGACGGTTCAATCCTGCCGTTCCCTGCCAAGCCGTCGGGCAGCAAAGCCGGAACGACGATGCAGGAGTCGACATACAGTCCGCTTCCCGAACCCCAAAGGCTGCCAGACGATGCACCCAATATTCTTGTGGTGCTGATTGATGATGCAGGTCCGGCACTGCCGGAGTGTCTTGGCGGCGATATCCATACGCCCACCTTGCAGAACGTAAAAGACGGTGGCGTGGGCTTCAATCGCTTCCACACCACAGCAATGTGTTCGCCAACACGCTCATCACTGCTCAGCGGTCGCAACCACACCTTCGTGGGCAATGGCCAAATCTGTGAATTCGCGAACGACTGGGACGGTTATTCAGGACGGATTCCAGAAAGTTGTGCACTCCAGGCCGACGTACTACGAAATTACGGCTACTCAACCGGTGCATGGGGCAAGTGGCACAACACACCCACCAACCAAACCACGGCTGCAGGTCCCTTTGAGAACTGGCCAACGGGGCTGGGATTCGAATATTTCTACGGATTCCTGGCAGGAGAGGCCTCTCAATACGAGCCGCATCTGGTGCGCAACACCACAGTGGTGTTGCCACCGAAAACGCCAGCGGAGGGTTATCACATCAGTGAAGACCTCGCCGATGACGCCATCAACTGGCTTCAAACCCACAAAGCCCTGAGTCCTGACAAGCCCTTCTACATGTACTGGGCTTCAGGAGCCCTGCATGGCCCTCACCACGTGAACAAAGAATGGGCTGATAAGTACAAAGGCAAGTTTGATGAGGGCTGGGACGCCTACCGCGAGCGTGCCTTCAAGAACGCCAAAGCCAAAGGCTGGATTCCAGAGAACGCCCAACTCACACCACGCCATCCCAGGATGGCAGCCTGGGATTCCATTCCCGAGCACCAGAAGCCCTTTCAGTCGCGTTTGATGGAAGTGCTGGCAGGCTTTGCCGAACACACGGATCATCAGGTTGGCCGCATTGTCTCTGAAATTGAACGGCTCGGGTACGAAGAAAACACCCTGGTTGTTTACATCTGGGGCGATAACGGCTCATCGGGCGAGGGCCAGGACGGCACGATCTCTGAGCTGCTCGCTCAAAACTCCATTGCCACAGAGATCGATGAGCACATCAAAGTGCTCGACGATTTAGGCGGGCTGGATGCGCTTGGCTCCCCGCTGGTGGACAACATGTATAACGCAGGCTGGGCCTGGGCTGGCAGTACGCCTTATCAAGGCATGAAGCTGATGGCCTCCTACCTCGGTGGCACTCGCAATCCGATGGCGATCAAGTGGCCAAAGGGCATCAAGCCAGATCCCAAACCTCGGTCGCAGTTCCACCACTGCAACGATCTCGTGCCAACGATCTACGAGCTGGTAGGAATCACTCCACCCAAGGTGGTGAATGGCGTTGAACAAGACCCGATTCACGGCACCAGCTTTGCCTATGCCTTCAATGCGCCGGATGCACCGGGTGCACTCAAAACCCAATTCTTCGACATCATGGGCTCTCGATCCATCTACCACAATGGCTGGATGGCTGGAGCCGTGGGGCCACGCCTGCCTTGGGTGAAGGGCGTCGACCCCGACATCCTCACCTGGTCACCAGACACCGACGTCTGGGAGCTCTACAACCTCGACGAGGATTTCAGTCAGAGCAAGAATGTTGCCAATGAGCATCCAGAAAAACTGCAGATGCTCAAGAATCTGTTCCTGGTGGAATCGGCGAAATACAAAAACATGCCGATTGGTGGTGGTCTCTGGACCATCATCTTCCACCCCGAACTGAAGGTGGCCCCGGAAGCAACATCCTGGGAGTTGCCTGGCACCATTACCCGCATTCCTGAGACCTGTGCTCCACGTCTTGGTTGCCTAAACAACAAAGTCACGATCGACATGGACATTCCAGAGAATGCCAGTGGCGTGCTTTACAAACTTGGTGCCAATTCAGGTGGTCTCACCCTGTTCATGGATCAAGGGATCCTCACCTACGAGTACAACCTATTCATCATTGAACGCACCAAGCTGCGCTCTGATCAGCCACTACCCGCTGGCAGACACAAGCTGGAGGTGGTCACCGAACACACCGACGACAATCCAAGGGGATCGCTCTCGATCAAGGTGTCCCTCAATGGCACACAACTGATGGAAGGCATTGTGCCAAGAGTGGCAGCGCTGCTGTTCACTGCTAATGACTGCCTGGATGTTGGTCAAGCGCTCGGGTCTCCAGTTTCCCTGGATTACCACGAGCGGGCACCATTTAAATTCAACGGAACGATTCACACCATGCACGTGGAGTATCTCGAATAG